The following nucleotide sequence is from Acidobacteriota bacterium.
GGGTGCCACCGGCCAGTCATCCGGTGCCTGGTTCAGCCGCGTGACCGCCTCGACGAGCGTTCGGACGGGCAGGAGCCTCAGGCCGGTGACGACGGCGGCTTCGGGGAGGTTGTCGTGGGGCAGGAGCAGGGCGCGGGCGCCGTGGCGGCGGGCCTCGGCGGCAATGGCCAGCATGCCCCGCGCCGGCTGGATCGTGCCGTCCAGCGACAGTTCGCCCACATGCACGATGCCCGCAAGGCTGGCCGGCTGGACCTTGCCCGTCGCCGCCAGCATGCCAAGGGCGATGGGCAGGTCGAAGGCGGGTCCCGCCTTGCGCACGTCGCCGGGCGCCAGGTTGATGGTGATGCGATGCGCGGGGAACTCGAACCCCGAGTTGCGGATCGCCGCCCGGACGCGGTCGCGGCTCTCGCGCACGCTCGCGTCGGGCAAGCCCACCAACTGGAAGTGCGGGAGTCCGAAGCTGACGTCAATCTCGACGTGGACGCGGCAGGCCTCAATCCCAATGACGGTAGCGCTTTCGACAGTTGCCAGCATGCGCACCGAACTGCAAGCCGACTGCCGCCGGCCCGGCACGCGATTGAGGCGAAGAAACGGTCGGGCCGACGAAAGTGGGTGAGTGGGGGTCGCAGAAAGCGACGTCCCCGGCCCTCGGGGATGGCGCAATTTCTGCCTGCGCCACCTGTTCCGTCAGACCCGCCCCCGCTATATACTCTCCGGCATGCTCGACGCACTTTTCGGCGGCAATAGCGGCAACAAGAAACAGCAGCACGACGAGCTGCAGGCGCTGGTCACTCAGGCGCGTGAGGAACGCGCGGCGCTGAGCGCCATGCTGACGCAAATGGCGGGCGGCACCGCGAAGCTGGCCCAGACCAGCAAGGCGCTCGACCAGGTCGGCCAGAAGGCGGATCTCGCGCTGAAACGGCTCGAGGAGCTCGGCCAGAAGGTCACCGGCTACGACGAGCGCGCGAAAGGCCTCGAGCAGATCGAAACGCGCATTGCCCAGGTCCTCGACCAGGTGGCCGATGCCAATCGGGTGGCCGAGAAGATCACCGCCCCGGACGGCGAACTGCAGAAGCACCGCCTCGCCGTGAACCAGCTGGCATCGCAGGCCCTCGAGAACCAGGCCACCATCGAGACCCTGCGCAAGGAACGCGCGTCGTTCGAAGACCTGCGCGGCCAGCTGAAGGTCTCGACCGCCGAAGTCGTCCGCTCAGTTGAGGGCGTGTCGACGCTCAGGGGCGAGCTCGACGCCGTCCGTTCGGTCGGCGCCCAGCTGACGCAGGAGTTCCAGCGCATTCGCGAGACCTCGCGCGAAGCCAAGGCCGACTCGACCGCCGCCACCGAGTCGGTGAAGGAAATCGAGAAGAAGCTCGGTCCGCTGGTCCAGTTGCAGGAACTCAGCAAGAACACCGAAGAGCGGCTCAACTCGCTCAACGCCCTGGCCGAGCACGTCTCGCAGAAGGCCAAGGCCCTCGAGGCCCAGAAACACGCCGTCGAACGTGCCGTCGTCGAGGCCAACCGCCTGAACGAAATGGTGTGGGCGATGGACGTGCAGATCTCGAAGCTGAACGAGGGCGCCAAGCAGGTGGCGCGCGCGGAAGAAACCGTCGAGCGGATGGAGAAGCTGGCGCAGGAGACCACCGCCCAGTTGTCGGCGGCGACGACGGCCCGCGAGGAATTCTCGCGCGAGTTCGTGCGCCTCGACAAGGAAAGCCGCGGCCTGTCGGAGTATTTGAAGACGACCATCGAACGGCTGTCGGTCGACAAGAAGGAATTCGACGCCTTCGATCACCGCTTGCGCGGCCTGTCGAATGCGGTCGGCGAGGCCGAGACCCGCATGGACGGCGTGCTTGCCAAGGACAAGGCGCTGTCGGCCATGAACCAGCGCGCCGATGAGCTGAGCAAGGATTTCCAGACGCTGATGGCGCAAGCCGAGGAGATGGCCCGCAAGCAGGGCGCGCTCGAAGCACTGGGCGAGCGGCTGGCGCAGGTCGACGAGATCAGCCGCCGCACCATGGCGCAACACGAAAGCCTGAAGCAGTCGCGGCAGGACCTCGACACGCTGCGCGGCGAGATTGCCGAGTTCCACAAGTCCTACGCCGAAGCGTCGGTGCTGCGCGACAAGCTGTCGGCCGATCGCGCGGCGCTCGAGGCATTTGGCGAGCGCGCCACCACGCTGCTCAGCCGCACGCCCGAACTCGAGTCGAAGATGGACGCGGTGCTGAGCAAGATGGCGACCGTGGACGAAGGCACCAAGTCGGCGACGCGGCTGGGCGAACTGGCCGCCGAGCTCGACGCGCAGCTGACGCGCGTCGGCGCGCGGCTGCAGTTCATCGAGAAGCTCGAAGGCCGCATCAACAACCTCCACGTCGTCACCGCCGACGTCGATCGCAAGCTGGCCGAACAGCTGGCCCGGCGCAACGAGGTCGAGAGCCTGAAGAGCCTGTGCGACACGCTCGGCACGCAGGTGGGTGACGCACAACAGAAGCTCGACGGCGTGGCCGCGCTGCAGGCGCGCCTGCTGCCGCTGACGGCGCAGGTGACGACGCTCGGCGAATCGATCGCGCGGTCGCAACAGCTGGTGGCCGCCGTCAAGCAGGAAGAGACGGCGGTCCACGAACAGCAGGCCCGGCTCACGGAACTGGTGGAGCAGAGCAAGACGCTCGCGGCGGAAACCACCGAGCGGCTCAAGCAGGTGCAGACGGTTGGCGACGAACTGGGCCGCGCAGCCGGCATCAAGGAAGAGCTCCTGACCGAACTGGCCAGCGTTCAGGCCCGGCAGCGCGATGCCGTGGCGCAGACCGAAGCGGCCGAGGACCAGCTGAAGCGTGCCGAGACCATGGTGAAGCAGCTCGAACAGCGGCGCACCCAGCTGTCGTTCTCGGAAAAGAAGATCACCACGTTCGAGTTGCGCCTGAGCGACCTCACGCGCGCCACCGAAGGGGTCGAGCAGAAGATCAAGCTGATCGCCGAGAAGGAATCACTGGTCCAGGCGGTCAAGGCCGAAGTGGAGAGCGTCCACAAGATCAGCAGCCGCAGCAAGGCCGACCTGCAGTTTGTGACCGACCATCGCGCCGAGGTCACCGACCTGCGCGGCAAGGTCGAAGACCTGCTGGACCGGGTCAGCGATACCGACACCAAGATTGCCGACATCGAGTCGCGCCGCAAGGTGGTGGAAGAGGTGCAGGCGCGCGCCAATACCATCACCAACCTGCTCGACGACATCAACGTCAACCTGGAGATGCTGGGCGAACAGCGCGCCGTGATCGATCACGTCGGCGAGAAGCTGGCCCGGCTCGACTTCATGGTGCAGGAGGCGCAGAACACGCTGCGGGCGCTGCAGCGCGAGCGCGAAGTAGCCGAGCGCATCGAGCAGGGCATCAAGTCGCTGCGCAAGCACAGCGACTCGAGACTGGCGTAGAGCCCATCACAGGAGTTCAAGAGATAAGGAGAAACTCCTTACCTCTTGCTGTTTATTGATTAGCGGTCTTGGAGGCGGGTGGCTGGACGATGAGCCGGTCGCCGATGTTCAGCCTGGTGCCGCGCATCTTGTTCCAGCGCTGCAGTTGCACGACCGAGGTACCGGTCTTCCGGGAAATGGCCGACAGCGTGTCGCCGGCGCGCACACGGTATATTTTGGCAGCAGCCGGTTCCGGCAGCGCCGCGGTTTCTTCCAGAATCTCTGCCACCGTCGCGGCGGCCGCTTTCTCGAGGTCGGCCGACGAGGCCCTCGCCAAGAGCGCCGATGACGGCATGCGCGGAATGAGCAGCTTGCCGCCGGTCTTGACCCGCGAATTCACCCTCAGGTAGTTGGCTTCGGCCAGGTCGGTGCGGTTGACGCGCAGCTTCTTGGCAATCGTGGCCAGCGTCTCGCCCTTCTTGACGGTGTGCCACTGCAAGGCGTTCAGCTGGCTGGGCGCCGAAGCGGCGAGGCCCTCGCGCACGCGATCGCCCGTGCCCTCTGGCACGCGAATCTGGTACTCGCCCGCCTTGACCGGGGTGGTCCAGCGGCGGTACTCGGGGTTGAGCTTCTGGATGTCGTCCACCGGCACGCTGGCCCACTCGGCGACGCGGCGCAGGTCGAGCGCGGCCGGGGCCTTCACGGTCTCGGTCGCCGGCGCCACCATCGGCTCGATGTCGAAGCCGTACTGGGCCGGGTTCTTGGCGATGATTACCGCGGCCAGGATCATCGGCACGTAATCGCGAGTCTCGCGCGGCAGGTACTGCTTGGTAGCGGTCAGCTGCCAGAAGTCGTTCTTCTGGCTCCGCGTGAGGGCCCGTTTCACCCGGCCGGGACCGCCGTTGTACGAAGCCATGGCCAAGTGCCAATCCTCGAACATGCGATGCAAGGTCTTGAGGTACTTGGCCGCGGCGACGGTTGCCTTTTCGGCGTCGGCGCGCTCGTCGATGTACCAGTCGGCCTTCAGGCCATTCTCGAGGGCGGTGCCGTGCATGAACTGCCAGACGCCGCGGGCCTTGGCGCGCGACAGCGCCGATGGCTTGAAGGCGCTTTCGATGAGCGGGATATAGGCGAGATCGAGCGGCAGGCCTTCGGCCCGGAACGTCGCCTGGATCATGGGCAGGTACTGGGCGCCGCGCGACAGGCCTTCGGTCAGGAACTCGCGCAACCGGCCCTGGAAGAGCTCGACGTAGCGCAGCACCCGGTCGTTGGTCGGGATCGGAATGTCGTGGACCGTCGTTTCGAGGTCCGCCTCAACGGCGGCAGCAGTCGCCAAGGTCGGCTTGGCGGCATCGAAGGTCTCGATGGCGAGCAGCGCATCAATGGACGCCGGCTCCGTTCGGGTTTCGGTGAAACCGTCGCCCTTCTCGAGCGCGATTTGCTCGAGTACGCTGATGCGGTCCACCAGCCGGTCGAAGTGCTCGCGCAGCCGGACATCGGCTCGGGCGCCGTCGGCCGACTCGAGCAGGATGTCCAACGACCGATCGAACTCGGCGCGGGCGCGGACGAGGTGACCGAAGGTCAACTCCTGCTGGCCAGTTGCGAAGTGGCGGTCAGATTGGGCGATGAGCAGATCGACCGGATCCGACGCGGGCGGCGCGACCGGGATTGGCGCCACGGCCGCGGGTGGCTGCGGAATGACCTGGACCGTCTTCGCGCCTGAGCCTGTGATGCAACCGGCGAACACCGATGTGCAACATAGGAACGCGATGGGGAGCGAGTAAGGGCTCGGCATTCAATATTTTGGTGGTAAGTACCCGACCCGAGGCAGGGTAGCACGACGATAACTTGGGGTCAACCTGTTACGGCTCAGCTGTTTACGGCAGGCCAGCCGGCCTGGACGAATACCCGCGCGGCCTCGCCGGCATCCCGGGCCGAGGGCGTGACTATAGTTCGCTCGCCAATCAGGAGCTTTCGTCCCTCGCGAATCGCCAAGCGAACATCCTCCTCGCACACGAATCTCTCTGGCTCGGACCCCTGTGCCAAGGGTGCATCGGGTGCCTTAGGTGCCTCAGGTGCCCTGGCGGGTGCTAACCCGCGGGTCGCGAGGAACCTGTCGATCCGATTGGTGAGGGCATCGGCAGAGATCGAATCCGGTTGTGGCTTGGTGGGTGCCTTGGGAAGAGCTGGAGCACCCGGCAACTGCACCCTAGGCACCTCAGGCACGTTAGGCACCTTAGGCACTGAGGGCGAAGCCGAGGCAGGTCGCAACTCGTACGCGACCCTTTTGATGTTGAGGAGGTGCTTCGGAGAAATGTTGTCCGAGGTGATATTGCCGCCAAAGCCGCCACAGCCGAGCGTCATGGCCGGGTCCAAACCGGTCGTGAGTCCAATCGACCCGTGCGTGGTCGGCGTATTCACGCAAATGCGGTAGGCCGGCTTGTGCAGGCCGAATTCCAGGATCACCGCATCGTTCTGCGAGTGAATCGACATGGTGTGGCCCATCCCGCCGTACTTCAGAATCTGTTTGCACCGCTCGCAGCCTTCGCGCCAGTCCTTGACCACGTAGTACGACAACACCGGGCACAGTTTCTCGATCGACAGCGGGAAGTCGCGGCCGACGCCCGTCAGTTCCGCGATCAAGGCCCTGGTGCCGGCCGGCACGGCAATACCGCACTGCTGGGCAATATGGACCGCCGATTTGCCAACAAACGCCGGGTTGGGGAGCCGTTGCGGCGTCACCAGCTGCTTCGCCAGCGTGTCGGCCTCCGCGGGCGACAGGACGTAACCACCCTGGTCCTTGAACTGGCGCCTGGCTTCGGCCTCGACCGCCTCATCCACCACGACGGAGTTGGGAGACGAGCACAGCACACCGTTGTCGAACGACTTGCCGGTCAGGATGTCGTTGGCGGCCTTGCGGACGTCGGCGCTCGACTCGATGTAGCACGGCGCGTTGCCAGGACCCACGCCGTACGCCGGCTTGCCCGCGCTGTAGGCAGCGCGAACCAGGCCCATGCCGCCGGTGGCGAGAATGACCGACACCTCACGGGCCTTCATCAGTTCCTGGGTGCCCTCGAGCGTCACGGTGGTCATCCAGCCAATGGCCCCCTCGGGCAGCCCGGCTTTGCGGCCGGCCTCGTACATGATGTCGGCGGTCCGCGTGATGCACCGGGCGGCTGACGGGTGCGGCGTCATCACCACCGCGCAGCGCGCCTTGATGGCAATCAGGATCTTGTAGATCGCGGTCGAGGTGGGATTGGTCGACGGAATGACCGCGGCGACGACGCCGAACGGCTCGGCAATCTCGATGATCTTGCGGTCGTCGAAGCGGTTGATCACGCCGACCGTCTTCATGGGCTGGATGAACTCGTACACCCGCTGCGACGCGAACAGGTTCTTCTGGATCTTGTCGGCGATCACGCCAAACGTCGTCTCTTCGACGGCGAGCCGCGCCAGTGCTTCGGCATGGGGCCTGACGGCCAGCGCCATGGCCTCGACAATGCGATCGATCTGCTGCTGGGAACACTCGGCCAGCGTCGCCTGCGCCACTTTGGCGCGGCGGGCAAGCGCCCGGGCCTCGGCGATCGAGGCCAGGTCCTTGTCGGTTTGGGGTGATGAAGCGGCGGCGGCCAAAGCCTTAAGCCTTTGGCAGGATTCTTTCGACCTCGGCGTGGGGCCGGGGAATGACGTGGACCGACACCAGTTCGCCGACCCGGCGCGCGGCCGCGGCGCCCGCGTCGGTCGAGGCCTTCACGGCGCCGACATCGCCCCGGACCAGCACCGTCACGTAGCCGGCCCCGATGTATTCCGTGCCAATCAAGGCCACATTGGCCGCCTTGACCATGGCATCGGCAGCCTCCACCGAGCCGATAAAGCCCTTCGTCTCGACCATGCCCAGCGCGTCTCGTGGAGTGTCCATCGGAATGGACTGCATGATATTCTCCTTTGGAACCCTATGCAACGGAGAGACATGGTTAGTCGATTGCGGACAGCTGCTGTACTGATGGCCCTGACCGTCACCTTGGCGGCGTGCGGCCCGGCCGAAGACACGACCCCCCCGGTCGGCACCCTCGAGGTGTCGTTATCGCGCGCGAAAGTCGCGCTCGGTAGCCCGGTCGAGGTGACCTACAAGTTCACCGCGGCAGCCGACGCCCCCAACCTGGGCGCCCGGCGCGTATTCGTTCACTTCCTCGATGCCGACGAGGAGTTGATGTGGACTGACGACCACGAACCGCCGACCCCCAGCACCGAGTGGAAGCCGGGGCAGAGCGTCGAGTACAAGCGGACGATGTTCGTGCCCAGTTACCCCTACGTCGGGGCTGCCAAGGTCGTTGCCGGCATCTACAGCCCCGGCAGCAATGACCGGCTCAAGCTGTCGAACGTGGACCGCGGCGACCGATCCTACAAGGTCGTCGATTTCGAGCTGTTGCCGCAGACCGAGAACATCTTTGTCATCTTCAAGGACGGCTGGCACCCGGCCGAGGTGGTCTCTGAAGGCGCCGGCCGCACCGAGTGGCAGTGGACCAAAAAAGAGGCGACCATCTCCTTCCGCAATCCCAAGCGCGACGTCGTGCTCTATCTTCAGGTGGACAATCCGGCCACCGGCCCTAACGGCGCGCAGCAGCTGACCATCACGGTCGGCGACCAGGTGGTCACGACCGTGCCACTGAGCGCCAGCGAAGCGCCGGTGCGCACCTACAGCGTGACCGCGGCCCAACTGGGCCAGGGCGACATGGTTGAGATGAAATTGCTGGCCGACAAGACCTTCGTGCCGGCCCTGGACCCCGCCATGAAGAGCGGCGACCCCCGCGAACTGGGCGTCCGCGTGTTCCACGCGTTCATTCAATAGGACATGTTCAGGATCGCCGCGCTGGCCGCATCACTACTGTTGTTCGCGCCCGCCGCGAGCGCGGAGATCCTTGTGTTCAAGAGCGGGCAAAGCATGTCGGTTCGCTCCTATCGTGTTAGTGGCGACCTGGCCACCGCCGTGCTGCGCGCCGGCGGGGAAGTGACGTTCCCGGCGGCGATGATCACCCGGGTCGATCCGGACGAAGTGCCGTACCCGGTGCCGGTGGACGCGTTGCCGGTCGAGGACGCGCCGGCCGTGCCAGCGGCCGCGGCACCGGTTGGCGTGCCCGACGCCGTGCTGGCGGCCCGCCCGTTCGCCGACCTCATCTCCGCGGTCGCGGCCACCCACCAGGTTGACGCGCGTCTCATTCACGCCGTGATCGAGCAGGAATCGAACTACCAGACCCGTGCCCGGTCGAAGAAGGGCGCGCGCGGCCTCATGCAGCTGATGCCGGCTACGGCCCGTCAGTACGGCGTTCACAACTCGTACGACCCCAAGGCGAACATCGAGGCCGGCGTCCGCCACCTCAAGGACCTGCTGAGCCGACTTGAACTGCCCACCGCCCTGGCGGCCTACAACGCCGGCGAGGGCACCATCCGGCGCTACGGCGGCCTGCCGCCCTTCCCCGAAACCCAGAACTACGTCCGCCGCATCCTGCAGCGGGCCGGCCACAGATTAGGCACAGATTAAACACCGAACGGATCAAGACCTCGGGGGTCGCCCCGGCGAGGTCGCTCGACTATTCGGGTCGAACGGTCGTCTAAACGGGTGGGAATACAGGTCCCATTTCCGTATAATCCCCTGTGGGTCAATCTGTTAGGGATGGAATTCCGCTGCCGGCTCGGCACCACATCGGGTGAGATTATCGAGGGCGTGTACGTGGCCCAGAGCGAAGCTGCCCTCAGGCGCGAGCTCGAGGACAAGGGGCTGCACGTTCTGGCACTGCGGCCCCGGCTCGGCTTTGGCAGCTTCACGCTGTCGCGCAGCCGCAAGATCACCCGCCACGAGTTCCTGGTCTTTAACCAGGAGCTGGCCACGCTGTTGAAGGCCGGCATGCCGCTGGTGCAGTCGCTCGACATCCTGCGGACCCGCCTCACGAACCCGCTGTTCAAGTCGGTGCTGGACGATGTGCACGAGAAGGTGCGCGGCGGCACCGCGTTGTCGGATGCCTTCGCCGCGCACGGCGAATTGTTCCCAAACGTTTACACCGCCTCGCTGATGGCAGGGGAGCGGGCCGGCAATCTCGATGCGGTGCTGCGCCGCTACGTGGCCTACTCGAAGACGGTTGACACAGTCCGCTCGAAAACGATTTCAGCCATGATCTACCCGGCGATCCTGATCGGGCTCGCGGTCGTGCTGGTCTCGATCATCATCGTGAAGGTCGTGCCCACCTTCTCGGAGTTCTACCTGAGCTTCGGTGCCGAACTCCCCTTATCCACGCGCATCATCGTCGGCGTGTCCGACGTGATCCGCGGGCAGATGTGGCTCATCCTGATCGCGCTCGGGGTCGGCACCGCGGCGTTCTGGAGTTGGGTGCGGCAGCCGGGACACGGCTCCAAGTTCGATGCCTTGCTGCTGAAGCTGCCGTTCATCGGGCCGAGTTTCCACAAGTTCGCGACCACGCAGATGGCGCGGACGCTGGCCACCTTGCTGGGGGGCGGCATCCCGCTGGTGAACGCGCTCGAGATCGCGTCGCGCTCGACCGGCAACCGCCACCTGGGCGAGGAGCTGGCGATCGTCGCGACCAAGGTCCGCGAGGGGCAGAGCTTCTCGGCCACGATGTTCGAGCGCAAGACCGTGCCCGACGTGGCCATCAAGATGATCGAGGTCGGTGAGTCCACCGGCGCGTTGACCGAGATGCTCAACAGCCTGTCGGACTTTTACGACGAAGAAATCGAAACCGACGTGGCGCGCTTTGTGACGGTGATCGAACCGGCCATGCTCGTGTTCATGGGCGTGGTGATCGCCGGCATCGTGCTGGCGCTCTACATGCCGCTGTTCCAACTCACCTCGGTGATCGGCGGCAGCTAATGACGAAGGGACGCGGCAGGTGGACGTAACCCCGGACGAGACGCTCGACCCGGAGGCCCTGATCGAGGAGCCGGCGGCGCCGGAAGTGTCGGCGGCCGAACGCAGCGCCGAAGAGGCCGCGGCGCGCCGGCTGGCCGAGCGCTACCGGCTCGACTTCCTCAACATGCACGACTTCCGGATCGACCAGGAACTGTTCCGGTCGATTCCGGCCGACCTGATGTTGCGCTACGGTTTCGTGCCGTATCGGCGCGACGGCAAGTCGCTGGTGATCGTCGTCTCGGACCCGACCGACCTGCCGATGATCGACGAGCTCAGCGTGATCCTGGGCACGCCGGTGCGGGTGATGGTGGGCGCGCGTTCGGCGATCGAGGGCATGCTGAAGAAGAGCGAAAGCTCGCAGCGCGTCCTGGACGAGGCCACCGAAGAGTTCCAGATCCAGGTCCTCAAAGACGATGACCTCGGCGACGAGAACCTGACCGTCGAACGGTTGACGAGCGACAGCAGCCCCATCATCCGGCTGGTCGACTCGACGATTTACACCGCCATCCAGCGCCGCGCCAGCGACATTCACATCGAGACGCAGGACGATGCGGTCTACGTGAAGTACCGCATCGATGGCGTGCTGCAGTCGGCCATGCGGCCGATCGCCAAGCGCTTCCACAGCTCGATCCTGTCGCGCATCAAGGTGATGGCCGAGCTCGACATCGCCGAGAAGCGGGTGCCGCAGGACGGCCGCTTCCGGCTGCGCGTGCCCGGCAAGACCATCGACTTCCGCGTCTCGGTGATGCCGAGCGTGCACGGCGAGGACGCCGTGATCCGCATTCTCGACAAGCAGTCGATGAGCGAGCAGTTCACCGAACTGCGCCTCGACATCCTGGGCTTTCCGGAAGAGGAGCTGCGGCGGTTCCGCAAGTACATCCGCGAGCCGTATGGCATGGTGCTGGTGACGGGCCCGACCGGCAGCGGCAAGACCACGACGCTCTACGCGGCCCTCGCCGAGATTCGCACGATCGAAGACAAGATCATCACGATTGAGGACCCGGTCGAGTACCAGTTGAAGGGCATCACCCAGATTCCGATCAACGAGAAGAAGGGCCTGACGTTTGCGCGCGGCCTGCGCTCGATCCTGCGTCACGACCCCGACAAGGTGATGGTCGGCGAAATTCGCGATCCCGAGACCGCGCAGATCGCGATCCAGTCGGCGCTGACCGGCCACCTGGTGTTCACGACGGTCCACGCCAACAACGTGTTCGACGTGCTGGGGCGCTTCCTCAACATGGGCGTGGAACCCTACCAGTTCATCTCGGCGCTCAACTGCGTGATGGCGCAGCGGCTGGTGCGCAAGATTTGCGAGGCGTGCAAGCATCCGGTGACGATCGCTCCGGAACTGCTGGCCGAGTCGGCGATCGACGCCGGCGTCGCGGCGAAGCACACGTTCTACGAGGGCGCCGGCTGCATCGAGTGCAGCGGCACCGGCTTCAAGGGCCGCATGGCTATTTGCGAACTGCTGGACCTGACCGATCACATTCGCGAGATCATTCTCGACAAGCGCCCGATCTCGGAAGTGAAGCGCGCCGCCAAGGAGCAGGGCATGCGGCTGCTGCGCGAGTCGGCCGTCGAGCGCGTGCTCAACGGCGAGACCACCCTTCGCGAGATCAACAAGGTGACGTTCGTCGAATGAGCTTCCGGTCCCTCTTCCAGTCCCCGCCGCCCGACGTGGCCATCGCGATCGATCACGCGCACGTGGCGGCGGCGCGCCTGGCGTGGCGCGGCGACCAGGCCGTGGTCGCGGCGCACGCCCACGAGGCGCTACCCGCCGGCGCGGTGGTGCCGTCGCTCTCCGCGCTCAACATGGCGGACGTGCCGGCCGTCGCGAAGGCCGTTGGCCGCGTGCTGGCCGCGTTGGGCCACCCGCCCGGCCGCGTCGCGTTGGTCGTGCCCGACACGGTGGCGAAGGTCTCGCTGCTCCGGCTGGAGAAAGTGCCCCCCAAGGCCGCCGACCTGCAGGAGATCGTCCGGTGGCAGGTGCGCAAGACCGCGCCGTTCCCGATCGAGCAGGCCGTGATCAGCGTGTCGCCCGGACTGGCCGCGGCTGACGGCAGCCACGAGATGGTGGTGTCGCTGGCCCGGGCCGACGTGATCCAGCAGTATGAGCAGGCCTGCCTGATGGCCGGCGCCGAGGCCGGCCTGGTCGATCTCGCGTCGTTCAGCGTGCTCAATGGCATCCTGGCCGTGGCGGGCGGCCCCGCGGGAGATTGGCTGCTCGTTCACATCACCGACACCTACCTGACGCTCGCGGTCATGCGAGACCAGGCGCTGTTGTTCTTCCGCCACCGCGGCGAAGAGGCCGAGGGGACGCTGGCGGACCTGATTCACCAGACCGCGATGTATTACGAGGACCGCCTGCATGGCGCCGGCTTCGCGCGCGTGCTGATCGCCGGCGGCGGCCGGCTGCCGGGTGGCGCCGAAAGCGTGCGGCGGGGTCTCGAAGAACGGCTGCGCATCGGCGTCGAATCCGTGGACCCGCGCCAGGCGGCCGCGCTGCCCGATCGCATTGGCGCCTCGCAGGAGGTGCTCGACGTGCTGGCGCCGCTCGTCGGCGTGCTGCTGAGGGAAGGACGGGTGGCCTAGCGATGCTGCGCACCAACCTGTCGACGCGGCCCTTCTACAACACCCGTGCCGTGCGGATCGTCCTGGCGGCGGTCGGCGTGATCGTGGCCGGGCTCACGGTGTTTAACACGGTGGAACTGTGGCGCTTGCAGCGGGCCAATCGCGACCTCGGCCGGACCGTCGTCGAGAACGAGAGCGCGGCGCGCGACTTGCGGGAGAAGGCGCGGG
It contains:
- a CDS encoding transglycosylase SLT domain-containing protein; this translates as MPSPYSLPIAFLCCTSVFAGCITGSGAKTVQVIPQPPAAVAPIPVAPPASDPVDLLIAQSDRHFATGQQELTFGHLVRARAEFDRSLDILLESADGARADVRLREHFDRLVDRISVLEQIALEKGDGFTETRTEPASIDALLAIETFDAAKPTLATAAAVEADLETTVHDIPIPTNDRVLRYVELFQGRLREFLTEGLSRGAQYLPMIQATFRAEGLPLDLAYIPLIESAFKPSALSRAKARGVWQFMHGTALENGLKADWYIDERADAEKATVAAAKYLKTLHRMFEDWHLAMASYNGGPGRVKRALTRSQKNDFWQLTATKQYLPRETRDYVPMILAAVIIAKNPAQYGFDIEPMVAPATETVKAPAALDLRRVAEWASVPVDDIQKLNPEYRRWTTPVKAGEYQIRVPEGTGDRVREGLAASAPSQLNALQWHTVKKGETLATIAKKLRVNRTDLAEANYLRVNSRVKTGGKLLIPRMPSSALLARASSADLEKAAAATVAEILEETAALPEPAAAKIYRVRAGDTLSAISRKTGTSVVQLQRWNKMRGTRLNIGDRLIVQPPASKTANQ
- a CDS encoding aldehyde dehydrogenase family protein, encoding MAAAASSPQTDKDLASIAEARALARRAKVAQATLAECSQQQIDRIVEAMALAVRPHAEALARLAVEETTFGVIADKIQKNLFASQRVYEFIQPMKTVGVINRFDDRKIIEIAEPFGVVAAVIPSTNPTSTAIYKILIAIKARCAVVMTPHPSAARCITRTADIMYEAGRKAGLPEGAIGWMTTVTLEGTQELMKAREVSVILATGGMGLVRAAYSAGKPAYGVGPGNAPCYIESSADVRKAANDILTGKSFDNGVLCSSPNSVVVDEAVEAEARRQFKDQGGYVLSPAEADTLAKQLVTPQRLPNPAFVGKSAVHIAQQCGIAVPAGTRALIAELTGVGRDFPLSIEKLCPVLSYYVVKDWREGCERCKQILKYGGMGHTMSIHSQNDAVILEFGLHKPAYRICVNTPTTHGSIGLTTGLDPAMTLGCGGFGGNITSDNISPKHLLNIKRVAYELRPASASPSVPKVPNVPEVPRVQLPGAPALPKAPTKPQPDSISADALTNRIDRFLATRGLAPARAPEAPKAPDAPLAQGSEPERFVCEEDVRLAIREGRKLLIGERTIVTPSARDAGEAARVFVQAGWPAVNS
- a CDS encoding BMC domain-containing protein; the protein is MDTPRDALGMVETKGFIGSVEAADAMVKAANVALIGTEYIGAGYVTVLVRGDVGAVKASTDAGAAAARRVGELVSVHVIPRPHAEVERILPKA
- a CDS encoding lytic transglycosylase domain-containing protein, whose protein sequence is MFRIAALAASLLLFAPAASAEILVFKSGQSMSVRSYRVSGDLATAVLRAGGEVTFPAAMITRVDPDEVPYPVPVDALPVEDAPAVPAAAAPVGVPDAVLAARPFADLISAVAATHQVDARLIHAVIEQESNYQTRARSKKGARGLMQLMPATARQYGVHNSYDPKANIEAGVRHLKDLLSRLELPTALAAYNAGEGTIRRYGGLPPFPETQNYVRRILQRAGHRLGTD
- a CDS encoding type II secretion system F family protein codes for the protein MEFRCRLGTTSGEIIEGVYVAQSEAALRRELEDKGLHVLALRPRLGFGSFTLSRSRKITRHEFLVFNQELATLLKAGMPLVQSLDILRTRLTNPLFKSVLDDVHEKVRGGTALSDAFAAHGELFPNVYTASLMAGERAGNLDAVLRRYVAYSKTVDTVRSKTISAMIYPAILIGLAVVLVSIIIVKVVPTFSEFYLSFGAELPLSTRIIVGVSDVIRGQMWLILIALGVGTAAFWSWVRQPGHGSKFDALLLKLPFIGPSFHKFATTQMARTLATLLGGGIPLVNALEIASRSTGNRHLGEELAIVATKVREGQSFSATMFERKTVPDVAIKMIEVGESTGALTEMLNSLSDFYDEEIETDVARFVTVIEPAMLVFMGVVIAGIVLALYMPLFQLTSVIGGS
- a CDS encoding GspE/PulE family protein; the protein is MSAAERSAEEAAARRLAERYRLDFLNMHDFRIDQELFRSIPADLMLRYGFVPYRRDGKSLVIVVSDPTDLPMIDELSVILGTPVRVMVGARSAIEGMLKKSESSQRVLDEATEEFQIQVLKDDDLGDENLTVERLTSDSSPIIRLVDSTIYTAIQRRASDIHIETQDDAVYVKYRIDGVLQSAMRPIAKRFHSSILSRIKVMAELDIAEKRVPQDGRFRLRVPGKTIDFRVSVMPSVHGEDAVIRILDKQSMSEQFTELRLDILGFPEEELRRFRKYIREPYGMVLVTGPTGSGKTTTLYAALAEIRTIEDKIITIEDPVEYQLKGITQIPINEKKGLTFARGLRSILRHDPDKVMVGEIRDPETAQIAIQSALTGHLVFTTVHANNVFDVLGRFLNMGVEPYQFISALNCVMAQRLVRKICEACKHPVTIAPELLAESAIDAGVAAKHTFYEGAGCIECSGTGFKGRMAICELLDLTDHIREIILDKRPISEVKRAAKEQGMRLLRESAVERVLNGETTLREINKVTFVE